Proteins found in one Paenibacillus sp. FSL R10-2782 genomic segment:
- a CDS encoding tubulin-like doman-containing protein, whose translation MKPVVREHIQQLDVSLGGGIVSDKIRVDTIDNPILIIGLGGTGIDALLRLKYQINRRFKLPADPVSKKKSEKPDNVEFLAFETNEQDRNKKYKGIGLDPINEFVLLSNAEIGGLLQNRSILEPYITDWLSPELSITDGMNGAAGVRQAGRLLLFTKINQVVQSIDKKIKTLSEGTNKKLMVFLLSGLSGGTGSGTFLDISYIVRGIIERDYGSAGVDRVNTLGYLFTPDINLANKSLSEHTREYIKKNGYAALKELDYWMNVDSRGERFKQQYGNILTVNSPLPPFNLCHLISATNTEGKLLENAYDYCMNVTAENITNFMASEEKQSGEEFAIHDYISNIRTNIAQMNKAYPANYDYNIIGASSAVLPMEEMTTYLAYRMFGKMSKMFEQSPNQEDVEKFARKLGVDLDSMIKNFESRVPEPLPGFENSERLSYNNVVKMQVVNMDTELEQTFLTRAREEYIKAKKQLPGEITGQFTDQIRRMFLHPEQGPFYVSRMIYTEKGFSLLKMLLSYIETLRESLHRIPTDIEWAREQAGEKLGDAKSAFVSKDKKKNAYIEAKINEYWLRADVERTEQLIEFYEDLYDLLNKENSRIYNVFTEILNALSAIFEKNGDLLINGEEQSDHRGNKTYYWNLVSVPDISEVVTKLLDKRDGDDLIRDFAQELLENSDQWVKDQDIDIISSISNFLTDKFGDLITRSMEDFLVMKYGQDEAIEKFVERYIASKLDEEAVPVFHLSNSSGNLYFPSWGFVSVPVQSPNILKGVRNYQNNAIGKSHFTIKESEVRNRIFWLNTRNGVPLFVYTPLKVYEESYEKTILDREGIGRHLVQTGQNNWTNLPSPIPEKSWGETYVNSRVQAYNARIRNDFDRAKSLGVIREKDVDQNTSSRFTVLRSRALDLNGLLAGYDMRLQESKPNLGEVKRAWSELKRLLAEGLEQAGSKDIFGSINEEMAKENLIRSPELTQVVREELAKYTQMEAKASELEALLGKYQDEEKWLDQFIQALYTDTITKKGALYVYDRDEEEEAWEPFANVMKSRNYVEFEVFTNFRGLEEKKYAALMRKADRRDAVLTSSEDITPLLVKLDELAAIYLEARNQLEYEKVELANGAELYAFYAQMSGKLNDIRRKLK comes from the coding sequence ATGAAACCAGTAGTTAGAGAGCATATCCAGCAATTAGACGTATCACTCGGCGGAGGGATCGTAAGCGATAAGATTAGAGTGGATACCATTGATAATCCCATTTTGATTATTGGACTCGGAGGTACGGGTATTGATGCCCTGCTCCGCTTGAAATATCAAATTAACCGCAGATTCAAGCTGCCGGCAGATCCGGTTTCCAAGAAAAAGAGCGAGAAGCCGGACAACGTGGAATTTCTGGCTTTTGAAACAAATGAACAGGATCGCAACAAAAAATATAAAGGGATTGGCCTGGACCCGATCAACGAGTTTGTCCTGCTGTCCAATGCGGAAATCGGCGGATTGCTGCAAAACCGCAGCATTTTGGAGCCGTACATTACGGATTGGCTGTCACCCGAGCTGAGTATTACCGATGGCATGAACGGGGCAGCAGGGGTGCGTCAGGCTGGACGTTTGCTGCTGTTCACCAAAATCAATCAAGTCGTGCAAAGCATTGACAAGAAAATCAAAACCCTGTCTGAAGGCACCAATAAGAAGCTGATGGTGTTCCTGCTGTCCGGTTTGTCCGGCGGTACGGGGAGCGGTACCTTCCTTGATATCTCGTATATCGTCCGTGGGATTATTGAGCGTGATTACGGCTCCGCAGGTGTGGACCGTGTAAATACATTAGGGTATCTGTTTACACCAGACATTAACCTGGCGAACAAAAGCCTGAGCGAGCATACACGCGAATATATTAAAAAGAACGGCTATGCCGCGCTCAAAGAGCTGGACTACTGGATGAATGTAGACAGTCGCGGAGAACGGTTCAAGCAGCAGTATGGCAACATTTTGACCGTGAATTCACCGTTGCCGCCGTTTAATCTGTGCCACCTCATTTCAGCGACGAACACAGAAGGCAAGCTGCTGGAAAACGCCTATGATTACTGCATGAATGTTACCGCCGAGAACATCACCAACTTTATGGCGAGTGAGGAAAAGCAGTCAGGCGAAGAATTTGCCATTCATGACTATATCAGCAACATTCGTACCAATATTGCACAAATGAACAAGGCATATCCTGCCAACTACGATTACAATATTATCGGGGCTTCCTCGGCGGTACTGCCGATGGAGGAAATGACGACATATCTGGCCTACCGGATGTTTGGCAAAATGTCCAAAATGTTCGAGCAATCGCCGAATCAAGAGGATGTCGAGAAGTTTGCCCGCAAGCTGGGCGTGGATCTGGACAGTATGATCAAAAACTTCGAATCCCGCGTCCCTGAGCCGTTGCCAGGCTTTGAAAACAGTGAACGATTAAGCTATAACAATGTGGTCAAAATGCAAGTTGTGAATATGGACACCGAGCTGGAGCAGACCTTCCTGACACGTGCGCGTGAGGAATATATCAAGGCGAAGAAGCAGCTTCCGGGTGAAATTACGGGGCAGTTTACCGACCAAATTCGGCGGATGTTCCTGCATCCCGAGCAAGGGCCGTTTTATGTGTCCCGTATGATTTATACGGAAAAAGGTTTTAGCTTGCTGAAAATGCTGCTTTCCTACATTGAGACGTTGCGTGAATCACTACATCGTATCCCAACGGATATTGAATGGGCGCGTGAACAGGCGGGCGAAAAGCTGGGCGATGCCAAGAGCGCGTTCGTGTCCAAGGATAAAAAGAAAAATGCGTACATTGAAGCGAAAATCAATGAATACTGGCTTCGGGCCGACGTGGAGCGTACAGAGCAGCTTATTGAATTTTATGAAGACCTGTATGATCTGCTGAACAAGGAAAACAGCCGCATTTATAATGTATTTACTGAAATTTTGAATGCCCTGAGCGCAATTTTCGAGAAGAATGGCGATCTGCTGATCAACGGCGAAGAACAATCCGATCACAGAGGCAACAAGACGTACTATTGGAACCTGGTCAGTGTACCGGATATTTCCGAAGTCGTAACCAAGTTGCTGGATAAGCGTGACGGTGACGATTTGATCCGTGATTTTGCCCAAGAGTTGCTGGAAAATTCGGATCAATGGGTGAAGGATCAGGATATCGACATCATTAGTTCTATCTCCAACTTCCTGACCGATAAGTTCGGTGATCTGATCACCCGTTCGATGGAGGATTTCCTCGTGATGAAATACGGGCAGGATGAGGCCATTGAAAAATTCGTGGAGCGCTATATTGCAAGCAAGCTGGATGAAGAGGCCGTACCTGTTTTTCATCTGAGCAATAGCTCCGGTAACCTGTATTTCCCGTCATGGGGCTTCGTTTCGGTTCCGGTGCAGTCGCCTAATATTCTGAAAGGCGTTCGCAATTATCAAAATAATGCCATTGGTAAATCACACTTTACAATTAAAGAGAGCGAAGTCCGTAACCGGATTTTCTGGCTCAATACGCGCAATGGTGTGCCGTTGTTTGTATATACACCGCTCAAGGTGTATGAAGAAAGCTATGAAAAAACGATTCTTGACCGCGAAGGTATTGGCCGCCATCTAGTGCAAACGGGCCAGAACAACTGGACGAATTTGCCGTCACCGATTCCTGAAAAATCGTGGGGCGAAACGTATGTCAATTCGCGTGTGCAAGCTTACAATGCCCGCATCCGTAACGATTTCGACCGTGCCAAGTCACTTGGCGTGATCCGTGAGAAGGATGTTGACCAGAATACGAGCAGCCGCTTTACTGTGCTGCGTTCACGTGCGCTGGATCTGAATGGTCTGCTGGCAGGCTACGATATGCGTCTGCAAGAATCCAAGCCGAATCTGGGTGAGGTAAAGAGAGCATGGTCTGAGCTAAAACGTCTGCTAGCTGAAGGGCTGGAACAGGCGGGAAGCAAGGACATCTTTGGCAGCATCAATGAAGAGATGGCGAAGGAAAATCTAATCCGTTCACCGGAGTTAACGCAGGTGGTTCGTGAAGAACTGGCGAAATATACACAGATGGAAGCGAAGGCTTCTGAACTGGAAGCTTTGCTGGGCAAATATCAGGATGAGGAAAAATGGCTGGATCAATTCATTCAGGCACTCTATACCGACACGATTACGAAAAAAGGCGCTTTATACGTCTATGACCGTGACGAAGAGGAAGAGGCTTGGGAGCCATTTGCCAACGTCATGAAGAGCCGTAATTACGTGGAGTTTGAAGTGTTTACGAATTTCCGTGGTCTGGAAGAGAAAA
- a CDS encoding vWA domain-containing protein, translating to MYSRDRKWFLVIGIICAMIMTSISAWQPQTANAASTSASKVDAVLVVDVSNSMNTSDPGKIGNEAMKMFIDMLSTQNDKVGIVAYTDVVQREKALLNITSEADKQELKSFIDGLNRGAYTDTSVGVKEAIRILQDGKTAGHAPMIVMLADGNNDLNKTAGRTESQSDQDMAKAVAEAKNSGVPIYTIGLNADGKLNKNKLADIAQQTGGKSFITSSADDLPNILSEIFASNLKLKVVPLKSITANGNYQDVTVTVPNDSVQEANISIMSSKPVDARLIDPSGNTKPIPSSDVLLSKSKSYSLIKLLKPVAGDWKLQIKGVQQDQIDINLVFNYDLELKLDAPPAKAFKKGDAVQIRSYLTSNNQQLQDQELYANMNAVLKVKDLDSGTTNEVPLKNEGDAFTGSYTIPETHDYELTVRAEEKSFYRETQPVTISAKAAAGSGTNNGTTTAPAASAEKSKLLPLILLGLGLIVLLLAAYFIWKAVKKANRGFVGQIVLEIRDENTGEKTYPQYKKLNTFRGKFNLHQLLQLAPEFAGTDKVVFTPANQDRIMVRSTPEITIEKSGRAVDTGSGLELKNGDRLTIPLASVDKTILLEFISVNS from the coding sequence ATGTATAGTAGAGACAGAAAATGGTTTTTGGTCATCGGAATCATATGTGCAATGATCATGACCTCAATTTCGGCATGGCAGCCGCAGACGGCGAATGCCGCTTCAACCTCAGCCTCCAAGGTGGATGCGGTGCTGGTTGTCGATGTGAGTAATTCCATGAATACCAGTGATCCAGGCAAAATTGGCAATGAAGCCATGAAAATGTTCATTGATATGCTGTCGACGCAAAATGACAAGGTCGGTATTGTAGCGTATACGGATGTCGTACAGCGCGAGAAGGCTTTGCTTAATATTACGTCCGAAGCGGACAAGCAGGAACTGAAGTCGTTCATTGACGGGCTGAACCGGGGGGCGTATACTGACACCTCCGTAGGTGTCAAGGAAGCGATTCGCATTTTGCAGGATGGCAAAACAGCCGGACATGCACCTATGATCGTCATGCTGGCCGATGGTAACAACGATTTAAATAAAACAGCGGGCAGAACTGAAAGCCAATCCGATCAGGATATGGCGAAGGCTGTGGCCGAAGCTAAAAATAGCGGTGTTCCGATCTACACCATCGGTTTGAATGCAGACGGAAAACTGAATAAAAACAAGCTCGCAGACATTGCGCAGCAAACTGGCGGTAAATCTTTTATTACAAGCTCGGCGGATGACCTGCCGAACATCTTGAGTGAAATCTTCGCCAGCAATTTGAAGCTGAAAGTTGTTCCTTTGAAGTCCATTACAGCGAACGGCAACTATCAGGACGTTACGGTAACTGTACCGAACGATAGCGTGCAGGAGGCTAACATTTCGATTATGTCCTCCAAGCCGGTGGATGCGAGGCTGATAGACCCGTCGGGCAACACCAAGCCGATTCCTTCAAGTGATGTACTGCTGTCCAAATCGAAAAGCTACTCGCTGATTAAACTGCTCAAGCCTGTGGCTGGCGACTGGAAGCTTCAGATCAAGGGAGTCCAACAGGATCAGATTGATATTAATCTGGTGTTCAACTATGATTTGGAACTGAAACTGGACGCACCACCTGCCAAAGCCTTCAAAAAAGGTGACGCTGTCCAAATTCGTTCCTACCTGACGAGTAACAACCAGCAGCTTCAGGATCAGGAACTGTATGCAAATATGAATGCAGTTCTGAAGGTCAAGGACCTTGATTCCGGTACAACGAATGAGGTTCCATTGAAAAATGAGGGGGACGCTTTTACTGGCTCGTACACGATACCAGAAACGCATGACTATGAACTGACCGTCAGAGCAGAGGAAAAGAGTTTCTACCGTGAAACCCAGCCTGTGACCATCAGTGCCAAGGCTGCGGCGGGCAGTGGCACAAATAATGGTACTACGACGGCGCCGGCAGCATCTGCCGAGAAGTCCAAACTGCTCCCCCTCATTCTGTTGGGACTGGGACTGATCGTTCTGCTGCTTGCAGCCTACTTCATCTGGAAGGCTGTCAAAAAAGCCAATCGTGGCTTCGTTGGACAAATCGTTCTGGAAATCAGGGACGAAAATACCGGCGAAAAAACGTATCCGCAATACAAAAAGCTGAACACCTTCCGGGGTAAATTCAATCTGCACCAGTTGCTGCAACTGGCACCGGAATTTGCCGGAACCGATAAGGTAGTGTTCACGCCAGCCAATCAGGACCGTATCATGGTGCGCAGCACTCCGGAGATTACGATTGAGAAATCTGGACGCGCTGTAGATACAGGCAGTGGTCTTGAACTGAAAAACGGCGATCGTCTGACGATTCCGCTGGCAAGCGTGGACAAAACCATTTTGCTGGAATTCATTTCAGTAAACAGCTAA
- a CDS encoding PHB depolymerase family esterase, translating to MRFTHLEKATTVLLDHPVRLTSAYAVGPVKLPENCGVGRVWSYHFTPEEWDLERACNEEGLELSAGGKAACRLLTELDPRNAELKLGVFSPLTEQERLLLVSNLRCAAAQEVIFRPFEGTGQIWVDGILVYAESGPFRLVLDEGDHTVVVVAAFIPDEARSIRISGTHTYDSADVAELHQEFVERNIRFHMAWLEVEESAGREGEDSPISFYLLRKDRIDLPEDQPLWIEVTNDEGTLLDRFQAFWEQEQQYAWNEEVVGNTGMLHFTVTYQDHEAREHYFVYSMLVRPLLAVVESLQEKYDQYSQAYNIDAFGSAKKLQAEGLLAELKRLTALPEDPFEIWDNRIVREYIKLLKRIFTHAYTERPQHPSREDNILLCPDGIGEGFFVSRLDNSLQRYTIQLPRSYSADRQYPLIVLMPGKRYELGLPDFQKRGFGRGWEEEAIFVTFSCRGVTLGSYIGEAAFLEALDVILQAYPVDEDRIYLTGYSNGAYAAWAMAQAYPSRFAAIAVIAGAPHPKHLMNLLNMPIFNVVGDQDYLFAQAYTAPETELASDYYKGMVERYANHWDTHELRLLDGVLSWLMQWTRVILPQRIAYRTERGRHHRAYWLELSQADENEEYAELYGELSQTGELDVRAVHVDEFIIHLSHEIVPLELAHVRIGGRIFVLDLLEYNRFRFVKIELRKRPSPEYRLIAERGSETDGISGKATDDETAMFRLDGAGRNPSGHGMGVLDVYMDRLHIVLPSSYATPEEEQAVKRTAKALASPRTATWNPYIGVHYPVVASHMISEEDLADSNVICITSGLSRHELLQRYQARLQITCTEKGYVLGGDFTSGEYCLSYIQPVPWSPRQQMLVVATNSPRLLAKNLFTRRLIMPGYFNGLHPYLNKDIIVYDSKGVRAFNFTSINHAQQKLQS from the coding sequence ATGAGGTTCACGCATCTGGAAAAAGCGACAACTGTGCTGTTGGATCATCCGGTTCGTCTGACGTCTGCTTATGCAGTCGGTCCGGTCAAGCTGCCGGAAAATTGCGGTGTGGGTAGGGTATGGTCCTATCATTTTACCCCTGAGGAATGGGATTTGGAAAGGGCTTGTAATGAAGAAGGACTGGAGCTTTCGGCTGGAGGAAAGGCAGCGTGCCGCTTATTAACTGAGCTGGATCCCCGGAACGCCGAATTGAAATTAGGTGTCTTTTCGCCCCTGACTGAGCAAGAAAGGCTTTTGTTGGTTTCTAATCTCCGCTGCGCGGCAGCACAGGAAGTGATTTTCAGACCGTTTGAAGGAACAGGACAAATTTGGGTGGACGGCATATTGGTATATGCGGAATCCGGTCCTTTTCGCCTGGTTCTGGATGAAGGCGATCATACGGTGGTGGTCGTTGCAGCCTTTATTCCCGATGAAGCTCGCTCTATTCGGATTAGTGGAACTCATACTTATGATAGTGCAGATGTGGCGGAGCTGCATCAGGAATTCGTAGAGCGCAATATACGTTTTCATATGGCATGGCTGGAGGTGGAGGAATCCGCTGGCAGGGAGGGAGAAGACAGTCCGATCTCATTTTATTTGCTGCGTAAGGATCGGATAGATCTTCCTGAAGATCAGCCGTTATGGATCGAGGTAACGAATGATGAGGGAACATTGCTGGACCGGTTTCAGGCGTTTTGGGAGCAGGAGCAGCAATATGCCTGGAATGAGGAAGTTGTCGGGAATACGGGAATGCTGCATTTTACGGTTACATATCAGGACCATGAGGCAAGAGAGCATTATTTTGTGTACTCGATGCTTGTGCGGCCTTTGTTGGCGGTTGTGGAGAGTTTGCAAGAAAAGTACGACCAGTATAGTCAAGCTTATAATATAGATGCTTTTGGCTCTGCGAAGAAATTACAGGCAGAAGGCTTGCTGGCTGAACTGAAAAGGTTAACGGCTTTGCCGGAAGATCCTTTTGAAATCTGGGATAATCGCATAGTGCGGGAATATATCAAGCTGCTAAAACGGATTTTCACACATGCGTATACGGAACGGCCTCAGCATCCATCTCGGGAGGATAACATCCTTTTGTGCCCTGACGGGATTGGCGAAGGCTTTTTTGTCTCCCGTTTGGACAACAGCCTGCAACGCTACACGATACAGCTTCCCCGAAGCTATTCGGCGGATCGGCAGTATCCTCTAATCGTCCTGATGCCGGGCAAACGGTATGAGCTGGGTCTGCCGGATTTTCAGAAACGGGGGTTTGGACGGGGCTGGGAAGAGGAAGCGATATTCGTCACTTTTTCGTGCCGTGGAGTTACGCTGGGCAGCTACATTGGCGAAGCCGCTTTTCTGGAGGCGCTGGATGTCATTCTGCAAGCGTACCCGGTGGATGAAGACCGAATCTATCTGACGGGCTATTCTAACGGCGCATACGCTGCCTGGGCGATGGCACAGGCGTATCCTTCGCGTTTTGCGGCTATTGCTGTCATTGCCGGCGCACCGCATCCGAAGCATCTGATGAACCTGCTGAATATGCCCATATTCAATGTGGTGGGAGATCAGGATTACTTGTTTGCGCAAGCTTATACAGCACCTGAAACCGAGCTTGCATCCGACTATTATAAAGGAATGGTGGAACGGTATGCCAACCATTGGGACACGCATGAACTGAGGCTTTTGGACGGTGTACTGAGCTGGCTTATGCAATGGACGAGAGTGATACTGCCACAGCGTATTGCCTACCGAACGGAGCGGGGGAGACATCATCGGGCTTATTGGCTGGAGCTGTCGCAGGCAGATGAAAACGAGGAATACGCGGAGCTGTACGGTGAATTAAGCCAAACGGGTGAACTGGATGTTAGAGCCGTCCACGTTGATGAATTTATTATTCACCTCTCACATGAGATCGTACCATTGGAGCTTGCACATGTCCGTATTGGAGGGCGGATTTTCGTGTTGGATTTGCTAGAATATAACCGCTTTCGCTTCGTTAAAATAGAGTTGCGGAAACGCCCCTCACCTGAATATCGATTAATTGCTGAACGGGGCAGCGAAACAGATGGGATTTCTGGAAAAGCAACAGATGATGAAACGGCTATGTTTAGGTTAGACGGCGCAGGTCGGAATCCTTCTGGCCATGGTATGGGAGTGCTGGACGTTTATATGGATCGTCTGCATATTGTCCTTCCATCCAGCTATGCTACACCCGAAGAAGAGCAGGCGGTAAAACGGACGGCAAAGGCTTTGGCCAGCCCTCGGACAGCGACTTGGAATCCTTATATTGGTGTTCATTATCCTGTGGTGGCTTCTCACATGATTTCGGAGGAAGATCTGGCTGACAGTAACGTGATTTGTATCACCTCAGGTTTGTCCAGACATGAGCTGCTTCAGCGGTATCAAGCCCGTTTGCAGATCACCTGTACGGAAAAAGGGTATGTACTGGGTGGTGATTTCACGTCAGGCGAGTATTGTCTTTCGTATATCCAGCCTGTCCCGTGGTCCCCACGCCAACAAATGCTTGTTGTGGCCACCAATTCTCCCCGCCTGCTAGCTAAAAACCTGTTCACGCGCAGGCTGATTATGCCCGGTTATTTTAACGGTCTGCACCCGTATTTGAACAAGGATATTATCGTGTATGACAGCAAGGGTGTACGTGCTTTTAATTTTACTTCCATAAATCATGCGCAGCAAAAGCTACAAAGCTGA